A region of the Salvelinus alpinus chromosome 24, SLU_Salpinus.1, whole genome shotgun sequence genome:
GTTACTCACCTCCACAGCTCTTGTGCACCCTGCAGAGTTGGAGCGCACCTGGAACAGTCGTGTTTCTGCAGGAGCGGACTGACCCCCGTCTCTGGACGTACCTCCCTTGTATACCACCATGGGCTGCCCCCTGAACAGGCTCATGAGGTGAGCTGGCTCCTTGCCCTGGACTACTCTCACCTGGACCACAGAGCAAACTAGTTAACAAACATCTATACTGTTGTGATGTACAGTAGTTGGACACATTGTTAATCATGGTGATTCATGCTGTATAATTTCACAAAAATAATTATCTGTGCAATAACAAATTCTGAGACCAAATGCAGAGAAAATCAGGAAGCAGTGGATCTTTGGAAGAATATAATTGTATTGAATTACATCAACCTGGAAATCTATGGACATATTTGTGACGCAGCCTTGCATGTGTCTACAATAATATCCCACAGGGTGGCAGCAGTGAGCTCTGAACAACAACAGGGTAGGAAAACTCTGACAGAGTTAAGTGTTCCATGGCGCTCCCTACCCTAATCTCCCAGCATGCTGTGCGCCTGTCTGTATGTCTAGCTGTCTGACAGCAGGGCGTCCTGTTTGCTGGATGCAGCCAGCTTGCCTCGTCATCCCCCAGCACAATGGtggccttctctccccctcccaggCTGATGGACTGTGTGGCTATCTCACTTTTCAGTCACTCAAGAGTGTGTTTATTCTCCTCTCAACACCATTCCTGAAAGTTTGGGACCTGCGTGGGCCTGCACAAAGCCTAGTTTCAGATTTTTTCTCCCAAAATTGGAGACTGCTGGACGAAGGGTTAGAGAGATATTAGGTGCATATTGAGTGAAATAAGGAGCCTCTGTACTGAGAACTTGAGGCAAGGTTCCATGTTTATTGTGCCGACTTATTTCCATGCATTAAGTTAGTCTAAATGCTGTTTATTTTGCATGACTATGAATTATACTGTTACAAATGTATGGGAGATGACCTGTGTCATCAGCGTTTCGACTTCATGGACAGTTGCTTGGAACATAAACAGGTTTGTGATGGAAGTTTCCACCCTGGTGGGCTTCTACACAAACTTAGGATCACTGTTAGTCATGCATTAAAACACATCAATAACATAACTACGCAGTGCACGGCAAACATTTTCACAGTGTATATAGACAGGAGGGTGAGACACTGACAggcatagacagacacacacagacagacacacagcaagAGATGGTCACAGACATTCCCAGAGCATCAAACCTTATACAGAGCCAAGGCATGATCTAGTTAAATCATAAAGAACTGCAGCATACAAGACAACCTAGAATCGCTGGTGGCCTCTAGATAACCCATGCAATGGTCCTTGCTTGAGTAGAACTAAGTTCTTAAGGACAAGCAAGAGAGCTCTCTCCCCCCACTGCAGGCCAGAAAATAGGCTGGTCTGGGAACAGTATTATGTGTCAGAGTGATcgtgagtggcgcagcggtctaaggcactgcatcgcagtgctagaggcatcatttCAGGCCTGTGTTCGATCGTgatcgcacaattggcccagtgtcgtcaggATTGGGGGAggatttggctggggtaggccatcattgtaaataagaatttgttcctaactgacttgcctagttaaatagataATGCAACAGAATTAGTGAGGTCAAAGGGAACTCCCTCATAAACATGGCTTTGGAATGTCCTGTTTGATTTCTCTGTAAACACATTGAGCCATATCAGTTAAATACACAGATTCTAAGTCCCCCATGCCTGGGCTATGTACTGAGTCATGCAGCCCTGACAGGGGAGTACCTGGGTGGTAATAGGAGCCCCAGCAACCTGGAAAAAACAGAGTCAGGAAATGACAGGAAGCAATGagcggaggagggagaggaggaaaaggGAGAATGAGCGGACACACTGGTAAGGAAGGAGGTTACTGGGCTGAATACAGATGAGGCCAAGAGGAAAGTATAGAAAAAAAGGAATATGCAATGGGAAAAGAAAGCCACTTCCATACACAAACCCACTCATTACCTGCACAGGCCCACCACCCAGCTCATCGTCCAACTGGGCACCCAAGATGGCTGAAGCACCAATTTCGTCCTGGGAAGAATCACTTCCCTGCCTGAGAAAGACTCCAGTTAGTATGCAAAATATCTCTTATGATAGTTTCTACTGTTTATTTTCTACTTTAATGTCTATCTTACCACATGTAGATAATGTGCCCTTGGCGTCCTCCATGGTGATAGTTGTAGAGGATGATGTAACTGTCTCCCCCATAGAATTGTCCGTGTGTGGAGGGGTCCACTTCCACCTTGTCTGATCCCTCAATACGCCAGATCTGTACATAAACATACACATGATGTAACCCCTAGTTGTGGCAGGCTACTGAAACAAAGCTGTATATGTAAATACAGCGTGTATCATGCATAATCATGTCCCACTCATTTGATTGCGATATGTTTTACTATTTAATatccttcctgttttgactgcattGGGCTGAAACCCACACATGACTGTCTCACAGTAGCTCACAGAATGCTATTACTGTATAATAGACCTACTATGTAAAGTTGATAGTTACTCATAGCAATACTCATGATAGTTACTCTAAGAAAGATTAATGGGAAGGCTTGCTGTCTACACATGCTCCAGCCCCTCCAGCCCTTCCTCTCGTCcgctcacctgcttctctccgtTGCCGCCGTCCACCATGCCGTGCTGGGCAGCCATGGCAGGGGAGTCGTGGAGCGTGGCGGCATCGAAGGACACCTTCGCTATCTTGGCGATGCTGTTGGAGACGTAGGCCACGCCCAGGCCCTCTGTCTGGTCCTTGTCACGCCAGTTCTTGAAGAACTGCTTGAAGAGCGGCGTCTCTCCCATCTCCGGCAGGATCTGCACCTGGGTGTGTTTTGGGTAGCCCATCTTCTTGATGAACTCATCTGCTGCTTTCATGGCTGCTTTACGCTCCTCAAGGTTGGCTTCTTTGCCTGGGTGAGAGTGCGcgggagagggaagagaaatacaaaaaaataggTTTAATTAATTAAACCACTTAGATGTTGATTTTCAGTCTTTAGAGTTTCTATGTATAACTATCAGCATGGTTGATAACAGAGGACCATTATCTTTTTAAAGAAGAACCCCCTTCCAGTTCCATCATTATCTCTGTGGGAGTTCATCATGTGACACTGTTCAATGTCTCATTCTTTAAATGTGGTCTGTAATGCTACACTTTAAGTGTTACCAAATGGACATGAAAGCAACCATACCATGCCAAAACAAGTCTAGCTATTGTGCTTTAATTGACTTGCTGAATCAGCTGATGATAATATTTGATATTGGGTGACCCCAACAGACCTTTCCAGACGAAGATCTTGCCATCAGAGCCATGATCCAGGATGAAGCAGTCACTGGACTCCAGTGCACTCTGGGAGAATGGGTTctctgctgccaccatggacATGGCCATGTCTCCACTGCCATTGGACacctgggggagaggaggagagacagaagaagagttgtagaggagagatcagagatgTGTTTTTCTTATGTTAGGCACAGGTGTATGTGAAAAGTCCTCATAATGCAACTAGACCAGTTGGATGTTTGTTTCAGTGGTTTGTTCACTGTTCTCCAACCTTGTACAGTTTGGCCATTTTCCTGTTTGAGGCATCTGCTTTGATGTCATCAGAGGATCCTTCAGGCAGGTCTGATTTATCTCCCAGAACCTGAAGATGCACAGAGAAAATCCCTTTTAGATATACTTCAGAAAAGAAAACAATAATTTTACCACAGCTGGAGTTCATTCAAACATCCATTAAACACCATAATAGACGTCAACAAATCACAGACatatagagagataaagagagtagGAAGACCCTCCTGTTCTTTAGTTGTTTATGATCTCACCTCTATCATCTTGTCTCTCTCCGCCCCCTCGTCACACACGTACACGCGGGCTCGCCCACTGCGCTCGTTGTCACGGATACCCTTGGCAACCTGGGTGGCCTTCAGCTTCTCAAAGCGGTTGCTCTGGGAGCCACACCACTGGTAGATCTCCTGTGGGATGAGGGATAcacaacacaaagacaggaatAAGCTAAGGAGCGTTTATTCATTTTATTTGATCattcttgttttgttttatacTCTTTGCTGTACAGTGTTCTTGTTTTTTTTGAAAGACGCATAAAATCcgatatattattattatgtggtCAGCATCGACCAGGAATTAGTTTGCAAGAATTCTAAGGGTACTTGTACTATTAAATGTTTATATTTTATTGTAAGCAAGATGTAAAAACATGTCCCAGCTGACAGGCATGCTTCTCCGTTTTATTATTGAAATGTGACGCCAATGTTTGATGACGCCATGTCCTATATGAAACTTAAAAGTACACTGTCTCCCTCAGGCTGATGGTAACTCACGCTTCCTAGGTCCAGGATGAAGCAGTCTCCCTGGTTGAAGCTGTCCCAGCTGACAGGCACCTCCGTTGCCCTGACAACACGGCGACCTTTGACCTGCAGCAGCCGCTGCATAACCACCTCGTTGGTGACCACATGTTTGAACCCAGATGCCACACCTCCTTTCTAAAACAGTGACAAATTATATGGTACAGTTATTatgcaggtagcttagtggttag
Encoded here:
- the LOC139552363 gene encoding gelsolin-like isoform X2; translated protein: MVYHPEFEKAGQQAGLQVWRIEKFDLVAVPENLYGSFYTGDAYLVLNTIKQRSGNLQYDLHFWLGDFCTQDESGAAAIFTVQMDDYLGGKPIQYREVQGHESKVFLGYFKVGLKYLKGGVASGFKHVVTNEVVMQRLLQVKGRRVVRATEVPVSWDSFNQGDCFILDLGSEIYQWCGSQSNRFEKLKATQVAKGIRDNERSGRARVYVCDEGAERDKMIEVLGDKSDLPEGSSDDIKADASNRKMAKLYKVSNGSGDMAMSMVAAENPFSQSALESSDCFILDHGSDGKIFVWKGKEANLEERKAAMKAADEFIKKMGYPKHTQVQILPEMGETPLFKQFFKNWRDKDQTEGLGVAYVSNSIAKIAKVSFDAATLHDSPAMAAQHGMVDGGNGEKQIWRIEGSDKVEVDPSTHGQFYGGDSYIILYNYHHGGRQGHIIYMWQGSDSSQDEIGASAILGAQLDDELGGGPVQVRVVQGKEPAHLMSLFRGQPMVVYKGGTSRDGGQSAPAETRLFQVRSNSAGCTRAVEVDAVSSNLNSNDTFLLVTPAASFMWVGQGASDTEKNGTQQLCDILGVTSSELSEGGETDDYWEALGGKAAYRTSSRLRSKDKMDAHPPRLFACSNKTGNFIIEEVPGEMTQEDLATDDVMLMDTWDQVFVWIGNEAHEEEKTEAMASAVRYIESDPANRDHRTPIVKIKQGFEPPTFTGWFLGWDHEYWTSDPLERAMAELEL
- the LOC139552363 gene encoding gelsolin-like isoform X1; amino-acid sequence: MVYHPEFEKAGQQAGLQVWRIEKFDLVAVPENLYGSFYTGDAYLVLNTIKQRSGNLQYDLHFWLGDFCTQDESGAAAIFTVQMDDYLGGKPIQYREVQGHESKVFLGYFKVGLKYLKGGVASGFKHVVTNEVVMQRLLQVKGRRVVRATEVPVSWDSFNQGDCFILDLGSEIYQWCGSQSNRFEKLKATQVAKGIRDNERSGRARVYVCDEGAERDKMIEVLGDKSDLPEGSSDDIKADASNRKMAKLYKVSNGSGDMAMSMVAAENPFSQSALESSDCFILDHGSDGKIFVWKGKEANLEERKAAMKAADEFIKKMGYPKHTQVQILPEMGETPLFKQFFKNWRDKDQTEGLGVAYVSNSIAKIAKVSFDAATLHDSPAMAAQHGMVDGGNGEKQIWRIEGSDKVEVDPSTHGQFYGGDSYIILYNYHHGGRQGHIIYMWQGSDSSQDEIGASAILGAQLDDELGGGPVQVAGAPITTQVRVVQGKEPAHLMSLFRGQPMVVYKGGTSRDGGQSAPAETRLFQVRSNSAGCTRAVEVDAVSSNLNSNDTFLLVTPAASFMWVGQGASDTEKNGTQQLCDILGVTSSELSEGGETDDYWEALGGKAAYRTSSRLRSKDKMDAHPPRLFACSNKTGNFIIEEVPGEMTQEDLATDDVMLMDTWDQVFVWIGNEAHEEEKTEAMASAVRYIESDPANRDHRTPIVKIKQGFEPPTFTGWFLGWDHEYWTSDPLERAMAELEL